The genomic segment ACGGGTTGCAAGCGCTTCGCCAGAAGCCACCCGGCGTCAGGCTAAAACGAAGGAGTTGTCATGCCCAAGATGAAGACCAAGCGGGCCGCGGCAAAGCGGTTCCGCGTGCAAGGCAGTGGTGGAATCAAGCGAACCAAGGCGTTCCTCCGCCACATCCTCACCAAGAAGACGACCAAGCGCAAGCGCAACATGCGCGGCACCACGCAGGTAGCTGCCGCTGACGTGCGCGCAGTGCGCGCCATGATGCCCTACACCTGAGAGGACCTGTCCGATGCCAAGAGTCAAGCGAGGTGTAACGGCGCACGCGCGTCACAAGAAGGTGCTCGACGCAGCCAAGGGATTCCGCGGTCGCCGCAAGAACGTCTTCCGCATCGCCAAGGAGGCGGTGATGAAGGCGGGGCAGTACGCGTATCGGGATCGTCGCGTCAAGAAGCGCGAATTCCGCGCGCTGTGGATAGCGCGCATCAACGCGGCCGCGCGCGAGTGCGGGTTGTCGTACTCGGCCTTCATGAACGGCCTGAAGAAGGCTTCC from the Betaproteobacteria bacterium genome contains:
- the rplT gene encoding 50S ribosomal protein L20 is translated as MPRVKRGVTAHARHKKVLDAAKGFRGRRKNVFRIAKEAVMKAGQYAYRDRRVKKREFRALWIARINAAARECGLSYSAFMNGLKKASVEVDRKVLADIAVHDKDAFARFAAQAKASLGL
- the rpmI gene encoding 50S ribosomal protein L35, coding for MPKMKTKRAAAKRFRVQGSGGIKRTKAFLRHILTKKTTKRKRNMRGTTQVAAADVRAVRAMMPYT